The Micropterus dolomieu isolate WLL.071019.BEF.003 ecotype Adirondacks linkage group LG11, ASM2129224v1, whole genome shotgun sequence genomic interval ATATTCCTGTTTCCAACAGTTAAAGTCACAGAAAGACCAACTAGAGAGCAAAGGACTCCACATCCAGCTCCTGAGGAAGAAGGTGTCCgaactggaggaggagaagaggagaagatCAGTGTTGGCTGTGGAACGAGATGATGCTCATCTCGAGACCAGGAGGCTGCAGAAAAAACTGGAGCGTCTTCAAGGCGAGCTGAAGGCCACCAAGATGTCCAACACTGAGCTCAAGGCCCAGCTGTCCCACACCAATGAGCTCAAGGTAGAGGGGAGAAGGGTTCAGGCCCACATTCAATCAAGAACCATTTCCACCTCATAATCTTTTACTGTGTGGGTCGGTGAAAGGGTAATGCTTTGTATTTGTGCACCAATTATGTAAAGCAGATTGGTTTTAGAAACAACAGTGTATATTTTTAGTATCAGAGTATTGAGAGTGTTAAGCCAACCTGGTCTTCACTAAACACCTCTGTCTGACGTGGCAAGTTAAAAGTCATGGAACACAGTCAGACCATGCAGGAGCAGAAAAAGAGGCTGGATCAGCTGGTGGAGGGGAAGGCCAAGGTGGAGAAGAAGCTGAACACAGTGAGCTTAGACCTACAGAGCCAAGAGACGAAGACCAGAGAGGACCAGCAACAACTCAACACCCTCAGACAGAGCCTGGCACAGCTgtctgagagggagagagaggtaagAGAACAATGAATATGAAAAGTTTGGTATCAGTCTGTATCTTGTCAGCTTCAATGGTTTAGTTGGCTCTAGTCAGTCTCGTTTCCACCCGCAGCAGAAAACGGTTTTATGCAAAAAAGCTCCAGAAAAGGCCACTGTACACTATCAGCCCAGCACCAAGTAGTAGACAAATAAAGTTAACAACTAAGTGGTCAACAGACATCTCGATATTTCCCTCAAGTGGTGGTGACCAAAATAGAGCTAAAAGTGAGGACTTGGAGTCATCAAGTGGCCTGAAACATAACTTCAAATGAATGATATATTCTGTATATTCTGCATGTCTAcacaggcaactgtttgcttACAGAGATATAAACTTAAAAGGTAAAATGACTATGTTGTGTTTTAAACTTGTTTCCCTGCACCCAAGTTGCCAAAAGTCAATTACAGTCTTAAAAAGCATCAGAGATATGGTATTACCGCAAGTATTAGTCTGTGTATTTAAAAGACTGTTAATCAGTTCAGGAGCGGTAGGCATAGTGTGCTGATTCATATATACAGTTTATGAATTTAAAATCAAACTCAGATGTCGTCTATTTTCTCCATTGTTTAGTTGGTGAATTTCCGAATGGTTGTTTCCCAGATGTTGGGTCTGGATGCCACAGACCTGGCTCTTCCAAATCATGAAATCATCAAATTACTGGAGACCTTTCTTCAcactcatcatcaccatcaccaccttcATCATGTTAATATGCCCTGGCACTGTCCTACTCACCAGAGGCCTCATCTCCCCCAAGTCCACGAGCTTCCTGACAGCTCCTTGGGTGTCTCTACCTCCAGGTCTGCTTATCTAGGGGATGCAGTTCCCCTTCATGAAGCCTAGGTTTATACATTATACTTATGCCAAACTGCacttaaaatgtaaaaggtACTATTGTGGTCTAAAAACTATATGAAAATAGACCTTACACAGTATAAAATGCTCTATCAAACatcatgtttttcttatttgtgttttcaggaAAAGCTCAGTATATATATGATTCACTGAACAAATAGTAGACATGTATAAtcacattaaaacaattaaataaaaagacaaatttcAAAATGAGGATTTGGCATTCATTGTTTTTCATGGTcgcatatacatatatttatcattttcatttttttaccATTATATATACATGTTAAATAATCCTTGACTGTTATACATTTAATACTGGTAACCATcatacaaaatatacaataGTTATATATGTCATAATTCTCAGTcataaagttttatatttcgtttaaaaaataaaacagcaaaatgtaTAAAGACCATGGATTGACATGTTAAAGGTTTAACTCTTGAATTGCTctgatattaaaacacacattaaagaatggataaatgaatgaaatcaacataattcaactttaaaatgttgacaCAATGAGGGATGTAAGTAAATAAATGCAGAGATCAGAACAGCATGCAAAAATACAGGTAAAAAAATAACTGTAATGTATGATatcttaaatattttttgtgtttttttggttttagtttttttaacaaacttttGAGTTACAAGCTAATTCACTAAATTTCAGCATTTAACTTTGGTGCTATTCACTGACAGATCCCTTCAGAGAAATACAATATGTGGTATATGCCAATGAGTTGATGACCAGTTCATCCAGCAATGTCCACTGTAggcaaaaacagtttcttcagTTTTGTTACACCAAAGAGGCTCCTTAATCGACACAGCATTACACAGAGTAGCATAGTGAGATGCTTGATCCTAGGTGCTACACACAAAGACTTTAACTGTAGATGGCAGCTGTTTTACTGCAGTACAAATGGGTAATCAAGATCAGTTTTTGCCCCCAACATGATCGACCAATTAAAGGTTATCAACGTGATTCCAATTCAAGTCATACTGATGCAAGAATTCTGAAATGAAATGCTCCTACGGCCAGCCTACACTGGAGGTGGTCCATTAGTGTAGCTGAGCATCGGGTAGAAGGAATGAGCAAAGTTGTTGGACTGA includes:
- the ccdc170 gene encoding coiled-coil domain-containing protein 170 isoform X2, producing MEVMESSDEVDQSHERERLKMRIAVLEESMKSCEIECKASRETVLRLVAELDRERRKAAGSAAALDSLKVELDGLLMGRRSVEAEKETLVERLGASKRVIEATRRESHCLEKQVEELERKLQSSKGETQAAEEKLQMFLKKVAGLLQGKSENVVLPTEKDILHKVDNLCNKSLSEMEARLCHVSEELSEQMELQNSVLQRAQLAEQQVQDLRERLQGLETELLKADMHCDGLRHSKQHLKSQKDQLESKGLHIQLLRKKVSELEEEKRRRSVLAVERDDAHLETRRLQKKLERLQGELKATKMSNTELKAQLSHTNELKLKVMEHSQTMQEQKKRLDQLVEGKAKVEKKLNTVSLDLQSQETKTREDQQQLNTLRQSLAQLSERERELVNFRMVVSQMLGLDATDLALPNHEIIKLLETFLHTHHHHHHLHHVNMPWHCPTHQRPHLPQVHELPDSSLGVSTSRSAYLGDAVPLHEA
- the ccdc170 gene encoding coiled-coil domain-containing protein 170 isoform X3: MGRRSVEAEKETLVERLGASKRVIEATRRESHCLEKQVEELERKLQSSKGETQAAEEKLQMFLKKVAGLLQGKSENVVLPTEKDILHKVDNLCNKSLSEMEARLCHVSEELSEQMELQNSVLQRAQLAEQQVQDLRERLQGLETELLKADMHCDGLRHSKQHYEEFLEKLSGTMKVDSIAVDLGFDMRLKLILSRVEQLVKQEATALVESKSLTYSLQRKLKSQKDQLESKGLHIQLLRKKVSELEEEKRRRSVLAVERDDAHLETRRLQKKLERLQGELKATKMSNTELKAQLSHTNELKLKVMEHSQTMQEQKKRLDQLVEGKAKVEKKLNTVSLDLQSQETKTREDQQQLNTLRQSLAQLSERERELVNFRMVVSQMLGLDATDLALPNHEIIKLLETFLHTHHHHHHLHHVNMPWHCPTHQRPHLPQVHELPDSSLGVSTSRSAYLGDAVPLHEA